Proteins encoded together in one uncultured Sphaerochaeta sp. window:
- a CDS encoding chromate transporter yields the protein MIYLELYWEFFKIGLFAIGGGLATLPFLYTLAETHGHWITSSDIADMIAISESTPGPIGINMATFAGYQAAGPLGGLVATLGEITPSLIIIIFIARFLGQFDKNPYVKDGLYGLRAAVVGLISYAGLKLFGTTLLDGGSIRIKETILYLLLVFLALRLKKIHPLYWILLGAVLGIVLHLPS from the coding sequence ATGATCTATTTGGAACTCTACTGGGAGTTTTTCAAGATAGGACTCTTCGCAATTGGGGGTGGGCTTGCAACCCTGCCTTTCCTGTACACACTTGCCGAGACCCATGGCCACTGGATCACCTCAAGCGATATTGCCGATATGATTGCCATCAGTGAATCAACACCGGGGCCTATCGGCATCAACATGGCAACATTTGCCGGTTATCAGGCGGCAGGTCCTTTGGGCGGCTTGGTGGCAACATTGGGAGAGATAACCCCTTCGTTGATCATCATCATTTTCATTGCACGTTTTCTTGGCCAGTTTGACAAGAATCCGTATGTGAAGGATGGTCTCTATGGATTGAGGGCTGCTGTTGTAGGACTTATCAGTTACGCTGGCTTGAAATTGTTTGGAACTACTTTGCTAGATGGAGGAAGCATCCGGATCAAGGAGACGATTCTCTATCTTCTACTGGTTTTCCTTGCGCTTCGTCTGAAGAAGATTCATCCACTGTACTGGATTCTTCTGGGAGCGGTTCTTGGGATTGTGTTGCATCTCCCCTCGTAA
- a CDS encoding carbohydrate ABC transporter permease, with translation MSGSLRKENRHVLSHIVLLTWTFIVLFPIWTLVINSFKTRLTIYENPFWIPKTWNFSNYTTVIRDGDFFTYFKNSFLVVSISLLLVTLLASLAGYALARYKSRIAKIIYFFFIAGMMIPIKIASIKLLEIVRTLGLLNTIYALPPIYVAMGLPVGVFILTTFIKELPEDLYEAAIIDGASSGRIYTMVILPLIRPALATTVIYNLIPFWNDLWFPLIFINDERHKTLLLGVTRLFGQYQTDWSKVLAVLTLSAIPVLVLYLAMSTQFIKGVTAGSVKG, from the coding sequence ATGAGTGGATCGTTACGAAAAGAAAACAGGCATGTACTCTCCCATATTGTGTTGCTGACATGGACATTTATTGTGCTTTTTCCTATATGGACACTGGTGATCAATTCATTCAAGACAAGGTTGACCATCTATGAGAACCCATTTTGGATACCCAAGACATGGAATTTCTCCAATTACACCACGGTTATTCGTGATGGTGATTTCTTTACTTATTTCAAGAACAGTTTCTTGGTAGTATCAATCTCTCTTTTGCTGGTAACCCTGCTTGCAAGTCTCGCCGGCTATGCATTGGCACGCTACAAGAGTCGTATCGCCAAGATTATCTATTTCTTTTTTATTGCGGGTATGATGATTCCCATCAAGATAGCCTCAATAAAATTGCTGGAAATTGTAAGAACTCTTGGTCTACTCAACACCATCTATGCACTCCCCCCAATCTATGTAGCCATGGGGCTTCCGGTTGGGGTATTCATCCTTACCACATTCATCAAGGAACTGCCTGAGGACCTCTATGAAGCAGCAATCATTGATGGCGCTAGCAGCGGTAGAATCTATACCATGGTTATTCTTCCCCTGATCCGCCCTGCCCTAGCCACAACGGTAATCTACAACCTTATCCCATTCTGGAACGACTTATGGTTTCCTCTGATTTTTATCAATGATGAACGACATAAGACATTGCTACTCGGAGTGACTCGTCTCTTTGGACAATACCAGACTGACTGGTCAAAGGTACTGGCTGTTCTCACCCTCTCTGCGATTCCAGTCCTTGTTCTCTATCTGGCAATGAGCACTCAGTTCATCAAAGGGGTTACTGCAGGCTCTGTAAAGGGGTGA
- a CDS encoding adenylate kinase — protein MNLVFLGPPGAGKGTIASEAKNHFGIPHISTGDLFRSHIKGDTDLGKQVKAILAAGDLVPDSVTIEMVKQRFLETDAKNGFILDGFPRTIAQADALAEMKRLDAVVNFVLDREQIVKRLSGRRVCKSTGRTYHIHYNPPKVEGIDDETGEPLIQRDDDKPEAILNRLSVYEQQTEPLIAYYREKGLLVDIDASSAPDEVLSALIKAVQK, from the coding sequence ATGAATTTAGTTTTTCTCGGCCCTCCGGGTGCCGGTAAGGGGACCATCGCGTCCGAAGCAAAAAATCATTTTGGCATTCCCCATATCTCGACCGGCGACCTGTTTCGCAGTCATATAAAAGGGGACACAGACCTAGGAAAGCAGGTAAAAGCCATTTTGGCTGCAGGTGATTTGGTTCCAGACTCTGTGACCATTGAGATGGTCAAACAGCGTTTCCTTGAAACTGATGCAAAGAATGGTTTTATCCTTGATGGATTCCCACGCACCATCGCCCAAGCCGACGCACTCGCCGAGATGAAAAGGCTTGATGCAGTTGTGAATTTTGTCCTTGATCGGGAGCAGATCGTTAAACGACTGAGTGGAAGGAGAGTCTGTAAATCTACAGGAAGAACCTATCATATTCACTACAATCCACCTAAGGTGGAAGGTATTGATGATGAAACAGGAGAGCCTCTCATTCAACGTGATGATGATAAGCCAGAGGCGATCCTGAATCGCTTGAGTGTCTATGAGCAGCAGACAGAGCCCCTGATTGCCTACTATCGTGAGAAAGGATTGCTGGTCGATATTGATGCTTCCTCAGCTCCTGATGAAGTTCTCTCTGCCCTGATCAAGGCTGTACAGAAGTAA
- the rnhA gene encoding ribonuclease HI: MNHAEIEIYTDGGCLGNPGPGGWAFVLRADNGKFEKEASGFEAATTNNRMELRAVIEALQACKQYDPERIVINTDSQYVKNGITTWIKKWKVNGWRTASKSPVKNKEYWVALDALNEQLPVQWNWVKGHAGIADNERCDQLVRQAMENGA, translated from the coding sequence ATGAATCATGCAGAAATTGAAATCTATACAGATGGTGGGTGTCTTGGGAATCCTGGGCCCGGTGGTTGGGCTTTTGTACTCAGGGCCGATAATGGGAAATTTGAGAAGGAAGCAAGTGGATTTGAGGCTGCCACCACAAACAACCGAATGGAACTAAGGGCTGTTATTGAAGCCTTGCAGGCTTGCAAACAGTATGATCCTGAACGGATTGTCATCAATACAGACAGCCAGTATGTGAAAAACGGTATAACAACCTGGATCAAGAAGTGGAAAGTCAATGGATGGCGAACCGCTAGTAAAAGCCCAGTCAAGAATAAAGAGTACTGGGTTGCACTTGATGCACTCAATGAACAGTTACCGGTTCAATGGAACTGGGTAAAAGGACATGCCGGTATTGCAGACAATGAACGGTGTGACCAGCTGGTAAGACAGGCAATGGAAAACGGAGCATGA
- a CDS encoding uracil phosphoribosyltransferase produces MNKIVLHATDLDGYLKDSDKDKIAHVDELYKQSLHHCSVLETASDVGRLETSRKGLVESAKEIGRYLKDVCAEEPSIHVYSFETPQEQHGQASRLIAKLRDPSTGHEEFLYYIQRAYEMLFSHVFADAALPTKRSIITKTPVTSPVRNYAVHRIPDVDSLIKNSVMCVMLRGALLPSMILSKEIQEYSTDKFVTPFALFKIKRDDSKKEANMDYILDLDKSYFDLESLDGKDLIFADPMNATGGSLVTIVKYLKDNGVKPKSVKFINVISALKGSLRIARAIEGAEVYTLWMDPVLNDAAYILPGLGDAGDRLNGMDNSDTPRNIIQLIADYGSAITNLYRAQVREIEQTVLER; encoded by the coding sequence ATGAATAAAATCGTATTACACGCAACCGACCTTGATGGATATCTCAAGGATTCGGACAAGGATAAAATCGCCCATGTTGATGAGTTGTACAAGCAGTCACTTCATCATTGTTCTGTGCTCGAAACAGCAAGTGATGTGGGAAGACTTGAGACATCTCGCAAAGGTTTGGTCGAGAGTGCCAAAGAGATTGGACGGTATCTCAAGGATGTATGTGCAGAGGAACCTTCCATTCACGTCTACTCATTCGAGACCCCTCAGGAACAGCATGGACAGGCAAGCCGATTGATTGCAAAACTTCGCGATCCCAGTACCGGCCATGAGGAATTTCTCTACTATATCCAACGTGCTTACGAGATGCTCTTCTCCCACGTATTTGCTGATGCTGCACTGCCTACCAAACGATCGATCATCACCAAGACACCGGTCACCAGCCCAGTCAGGAACTATGCGGTACACAGAATCCCAGACGTAGACTCCTTGATCAAGAACAGTGTCATGTGCGTTATGCTGCGAGGAGCTCTCCTTCCCAGTATGATTCTCAGCAAGGAGATCCAAGAATATTCAACTGACAAGTTTGTCACTCCTTTTGCCTTGTTCAAGATCAAACGGGACGATTCAAAGAAAGAGGCAAATATGGATTACATCCTGGATTTGGATAAATCCTATTTTGATCTCGAATCACTTGACGGGAAGGATCTGATTTTTGCCGATCCCATGAATGCAACCGGCGGAAGTCTGGTTACCATTGTGAAATACCTGAAGGACAACGGGGTAAAGCCCAAGTCAGTCAAGTTCATCAATGTCATCAGCGCGCTCAAGGGTTCCCTGCGAATTGCCCGTGCCATTGAAGGTGCGGAAGTCTATACGCTATGGATGGATCCAGTACTTAACGATGCAGCCTATATCCTCCCTGGATTGGGAGATGCAGGTGACAGACTCAATGGTATGGATAATAGCGATACTCCAAGGAATATCATCCAGCTTATTGCTGATTACGGTTCTGCCATCACCAATCTCTATCGTGCACAGGTGAGGGAAATAGAACAGACAGTTCTGGAGCGCTGA
- a CDS encoding sugar ABC transporter permease — protein MRPKHAHHFPWLLYLAPALLVYTIFMAFPLIDSLRLSFFSGNSQATRIFVGLDNFRRLFTDPEISTRYWGAFFNTWKFFFVHLVVQNGLGIFFAVLLTHETMKGRHLYQTIIFIPTTFAVLITGYLWKLMLNPVWAGDFLVSIGLPFLKHPYLGDTNTALWAVSLVSCWQWLGIPTMMFVAALRNISTELLEAARLEGAGNGKTFWYIKLPLIKPVVGIIAVLTFVNNFNAFDIVFAMENVNGAPEYSTDLIGTLFYRYGIAGQHPIGIPDAGLGAAIATITFLLLLVLVIPTLKNTQRSA, from the coding sequence ATGCGTCCAAAACACGCCCATCATTTTCCCTGGTTGCTTTATCTGGCTCCAGCGTTGCTAGTATATACCATCTTTATGGCCTTTCCTCTTATTGACTCATTACGTTTGAGTTTTTTCAGTGGAAACAGCCAAGCAACCCGAATCTTTGTGGGTCTGGATAATTTCAGACGACTGTTTACTGACCCAGAAATCTCTACACGGTATTGGGGAGCTTTTTTCAATACCTGGAAATTCTTTTTTGTGCATCTCGTTGTCCAAAATGGACTGGGTATCTTTTTTGCCGTTCTGCTTACCCATGAAACCATGAAAGGAAGACACCTATACCAGACCATTATCTTCATTCCTACTACGTTTGCTGTCCTGATCACAGGATACTTGTGGAAACTGATGCTTAACCCGGTTTGGGCAGGCGACTTTCTTGTTTCCATCGGATTACCGTTTCTCAAACACCCCTATCTAGGCGATACCAATACAGCTCTCTGGGCTGTCTCTCTTGTTTCTTGCTGGCAATGGCTCGGCATTCCTACCATGATGTTTGTTGCAGCATTGAGAAACATCAGTACTGAATTGCTGGAGGCAGCACGACTTGAAGGAGCTGGCAATGGAAAGACATTCTGGTACATCAAGCTCCCCCTTATCAAACCAGTTGTCGGAATCATCGCAGTGCTTACATTTGTGAACAACTTCAATGCATTTGATATCGTCTTCGCTATGGAGAACGTGAATGGAGCCCCAGAGTACTCTACAGACCTCATTGGAACACTTTTCTACCGGTATGGTATTGCAGGACAACATCCCATCGGGATTCCTGATGCAGGGCTGGGAGCTGCCATTGCAACCATCACCTTTCTCCTACTTCTGGTATTGGTCATTCCAACCCTGAAGAACACACAGAGGAGTGCCTAA
- a CDS encoding chromate transporter — MKRREATIWQLYLTFLKIGGLTFGGGYAMLPMLQREVIDIHHWVTEEEVLDIYAVGQCSPGIIAVNTATMIGYRKRGIPGAIAATLGEVTPSLVIITMLATILLQVQDNQWVQRAFGGIRVAVCALITQSVITLSKKSLIDLPTVLLYLATVSLTLAFSLSPLVVVPFAILYGLAVQRIKRRKA; from the coding sequence ATGAAAAGAAGAGAAGCAACAATCTGGCAACTCTATCTCACGTTCTTGAAGATCGGTGGACTTACCTTTGGAGGGGGGTATGCCATGCTTCCCATGCTCCAGCGGGAAGTCATAGATATCCACCACTGGGTAACTGAGGAAGAGGTATTGGATATTTATGCAGTTGGGCAATGCAGTCCCGGCATCATTGCAGTGAATACGGCCACCATGATCGGTTACCGTAAGCGTGGTATTCCCGGTGCCATTGCAGCAACGTTGGGAGAAGTTACCCCCTCTCTGGTTATTATTACCATGCTTGCAACCATATTATTGCAGGTACAGGACAATCAATGGGTCCAACGTGCATTTGGCGGTATACGTGTAGCAGTGTGTGCACTTATCACCCAATCGGTGATCACCCTCTCCAAGAAAAGCCTTATCGATCTTCCAACCGTATTGCTCTACCTTGCCACAGTATCTCTCACACTGGCATTCTCCCTCTCTCCTCTGGTTGTTGTTCCCTTTGCAATCCTCTACGGACTAGCTGTACAGAGAATAAAGCGGAGGAAAGCATGA
- a CDS encoding potassium channel protein encodes MQRHTNAIYLIILIILLISLGTIGYMALLDVAFVDALYMTVITVSTVGFREIENLDATGKLFTILIIISGLGLVAYAFSQLAAFLAEGEFRRILLNRRVQRRLQNMKNHYIICGAGQTSVSLFEQFKRSHAEFVIIEKDPIRFEELLNQGFSVIHGDATDEDILMQAGIKQAKGLVSTLGNDAENVFTVLTAREINKNLQIVARAIEPSAAQKLRKAGADSTINPNELGGNRMAVLMLRPQIISFLDAITRIGEDTLDLGEIEVTKSSPLAGKNLLEARIPEKTGLIVLATKESDGSTTYNPSSSTVLHEGLSMLVLGRQEQILKLQRMVSPDGN; translated from the coding sequence GTGCAACGCCATACAAATGCAATCTATCTCATTATTCTCATCATCCTACTCATCAGCTTGGGGACCATTGGGTATATGGCTCTCCTTGATGTTGCCTTCGTGGATGCACTGTATATGACCGTTATCACGGTATCCACTGTAGGTTTCAGGGAAATTGAAAATCTTGATGCTACAGGCAAACTTTTCACCATACTTATCATCATCAGTGGGCTGGGTTTGGTTGCCTATGCCTTTTCACAGCTGGCTGCATTCTTGGCTGAGGGCGAGTTCAGACGGATTCTACTCAACAGACGTGTACAAAGGAGACTTCAGAACATGAAGAACCATTATATTATTTGTGGAGCTGGCCAGACGAGTGTCAGCCTATTCGAGCAGTTCAAACGAAGTCACGCAGAATTCGTCATTATCGAGAAGGATCCTATACGCTTCGAAGAGCTTCTTAATCAAGGTTTTTCTGTAATTCATGGAGATGCAACAGATGAAGACATCTTGATGCAGGCAGGGATCAAGCAGGCGAAAGGCTTGGTTTCCACCCTAGGCAATGATGCTGAGAATGTATTTACCGTTCTCACGGCAAGAGAGATAAACAAGAACCTGCAAATAGTTGCACGCGCCATTGAGCCTTCAGCTGCACAGAAACTCAGGAAAGCAGGTGCAGACAGTACCATCAACCCGAATGAATTGGGAGGGAACCGCATGGCGGTCCTTATGCTCCGTCCACAGATCATCTCATTCCTTGATGCAATCACCCGCATTGGGGAAGATACGCTTGATCTGGGAGAAATTGAAGTAACAAAATCCTCACCCTTGGCTGGTAAAAACTTACTGGAGGCCCGTATTCCGGAAAAAACAGGATTGATCGTTCTTGCCACAAAAGAGAGTGATGGGTCTACTACTTACAACCCCAGTTCAAGCACTGTGTTACATGAAGGGTTGAGCATGCTGGTACTTGGCAGGCAGGAACAGATACTCAAACTTCAACGAATGGTCTCTCCAGACGGCAATTAG
- a CDS encoding LacI family DNA-binding transcriptional regulator, whose product MAEQTTRIKRPTIKDIARESGYSKTAVSFAFNDPSRISEKACNQILETAERLGYIPDPMARNFSLRRHLSIGFLLPQEIRYSLQNPYAQQVLLGIGGVCEKYGYTLTLIPPLNESVTEAVRNAAVDGLITMGMQVGMDIVSVMKTRLIPYVTLDGTPDEDMPSVNINDELASYELMKTVLESGHRNICIISLGQDIFAEKATKLSLPQRRMEGFRKALREVGISLEDVPVLVSEPTLADGKLRGKEILAFSELPTCVVSMSDIVAIGCIVSWNEEGLSVPNDISIAGFDNIDEATCVIPHLTTVDQPAQEKGRLAAEALFNMINKETLQSVHIQIPYTLIKRDSVKDLTSVQP is encoded by the coding sequence ATGGCAGAGCAAACGACCAGAATCAAACGACCTACGATCAAGGATATCGCCCGTGAGAGCGGATATTCTAAGACGGCAGTCTCTTTTGCATTCAATGATCCATCAAGGATCAGCGAGAAGGCATGCAACCAGATTCTTGAGACCGCTGAACGGCTTGGATACATCCCAGATCCAATGGCTCGCAATTTCTCACTCCGTAGACATCTATCCATAGGCTTCCTGCTTCCACAGGAAATTCGTTACTCACTGCAGAACCCATATGCACAACAAGTACTGCTTGGCATCGGAGGCGTTTGTGAAAAATATGGCTATACGCTTACCCTGATACCACCATTGAATGAAAGTGTAACAGAAGCTGTACGCAATGCTGCAGTTGATGGGTTGATTACCATGGGCATGCAAGTAGGCATGGACATTGTCTCGGTCATGAAAACCCGCTTGATCCCTTATGTGACCCTTGACGGAACTCCAGATGAAGATATGCCCAGCGTTAACATCAATGATGAGTTGGCTTCCTATGAATTGATGAAGACGGTGCTCGAATCCGGACACCGAAACATCTGCATCATTTCTCTTGGACAAGACATTTTCGCTGAAAAGGCAACAAAATTAAGCCTTCCCCAACGAAGGATGGAAGGTTTCAGGAAAGCGTTGAGGGAAGTGGGGATATCTCTGGAAGATGTACCGGTCCTGGTGAGTGAACCAACGCTTGCAGACGGAAAACTGAGAGGCAAGGAAATTTTGGCATTCAGCGAGCTGCCCACCTGTGTAGTCTCAATGAGTGACATTGTGGCAATCGGGTGTATTGTTAGTTGGAATGAAGAGGGATTGTCTGTCCCTAATGATATTTCTATTGCAGGATTCGACAATATTGATGAAGCTACCTGTGTCATTCCCCATCTAACAACCGTAGACCAGCCAGCACAAGAAAAAGGACGCCTTGCTGCTGAAGCCCTGTTTAACATGATAAACAAGGAGACCTTGCAAAGCGTCCATATTCAAATTCCCTACACGTTGATCAAACGTGATTCAGTAAAGGATCTTACTTCTGTACAGCCTTGA
- a CDS encoding ABC transporter substrate-binding protein codes for MKRLHVLLPMLLLLCVLLPVSAQGSKAEASDEVVLTMGSWRTDDVEQMNRLLTAYKKLAPEVTIKFQPTNPPDYNATLRLQLDSGTGPDLMYARSYAAGQELFNAGYFADCTDIPGLMDNFSDSNLAPWQMNDGTMFAVPFAAVSHAVYYNKDIFEKEGLAVPNDWESFLSLCNTLENRGYTPLANGLADEWDILETFFFGLLPNYIGGADMRVKYENGELPLNDKNFVAAYQAMADVARYCPDGFESVTYNDSQVLFNSQKAVMFVDGSWTAGVYKDASFEWGLFAIPAPKGKNTAICFHPDMAITMNRETEYPEEAKAFLAWLCTEEGATTASQNLPSGYFPMIDFPIKLEDPHANEFLSLNAGKETDARFVWPKLMNLYSPMNQAVIKVMKGDITAKQAADSVSALM; via the coding sequence ATGAAACGATTGCACGTTCTTCTACCTATGCTGTTGCTTCTTTGTGTATTGCTTCCTGTTTCCGCCCAAGGATCAAAGGCCGAGGCCTCTGATGAGGTTGTGCTCACCATGGGTTCCTGGAGAACCGATGATGTAGAGCAGATGAATCGCTTGCTTACTGCTTACAAAAAGCTTGCCCCTGAGGTAACGATCAAATTCCAACCGACAAATCCTCCAGACTACAACGCCACCCTGCGTCTGCAACTGGACAGTGGAACCGGCCCAGATTTGATGTACGCCCGTTCATACGCAGCAGGTCAAGAATTGTTCAATGCCGGATATTTTGCCGATTGCACGGACATTCCTGGACTTATGGATAACTTTTCCGACAGCAATCTTGCCCCATGGCAGATGAATGACGGTACCATGTTTGCTGTTCCTTTTGCGGCTGTAAGTCATGCGGTATATTACAACAAGGATATTTTCGAGAAGGAAGGGCTTGCCGTTCCAAACGACTGGGAATCATTCCTCTCACTCTGCAACACTCTTGAAAACAGAGGATATACTCCCCTCGCCAATGGATTGGCTGATGAGTGGGATATCCTTGAGACCTTCTTTTTCGGCTTGCTCCCCAATTATATCGGTGGGGCTGACATGCGGGTGAAATATGAGAATGGAGAACTTCCTCTCAATGATAAAAACTTTGTTGCAGCTTACCAGGCCATGGCAGATGTTGCACGATACTGTCCTGATGGTTTTGAGTCGGTTACATACAATGACAGCCAGGTACTGTTCAACAGCCAGAAAGCGGTCATGTTCGTGGACGGCAGCTGGACGGCCGGTGTCTATAAAGATGCCTCCTTTGAATGGGGATTGTTTGCCATTCCTGCTCCAAAAGGAAAGAATACTGCTATCTGCTTCCACCCTGATATGGCGATCACGATGAATAGGGAAACCGAGTATCCTGAAGAGGCGAAGGCCTTCCTTGCATGGCTCTGTACAGAGGAAGGAGCAACCACAGCAAGTCAGAACCTGCCCAGTGGATATTTCCCGATGATCGACTTCCCCATCAAGCTTGAGGATCCCCATGCAAATGAGTTCCTCTCACTCAATGCAGGAAAGGAAACTGATGCACGATTTGTCTGGCCTAAGCTGATGAATCTCTATTCACCTATGAACCAAGCGGTTATCAAGGTGATGAAAGGAGATATTACCGCCAAGCAGGCTGCGGACTCTGTTTCGGCATTGATGTAA
- a CDS encoding ABC transporter substrate-binding protein, with protein sequence MHNRTAKHYLLFIASFLLLTFSRIGAQPVLEIGPQKQAEEIRIVSLSPNVTETLHALNAGSYLVGRSDYCNYPEEVVELPSVGTLYNPSLETLLSLEPSVVISSAFVSDDFLASVEKAGIEVIQLETQQTFQGTYELIRKIAEVVGKQSEAELIILSMQNTVREVVNTYQNKSKPSVYMVIDFGGFDATATGDTFLGEMIELAGATNVAKSAKNWTFSKELLMAADPEILLLNPRWGESAEATIQEFTTTKPYSDLTGTIISFDADSTSRQGPRSADALKALAELIHQETN encoded by the coding sequence ATGCACAATCGAACAGCTAAACACTATCTCCTATTCATTGCTTCTTTTCTGCTTCTGACATTCTCCCGTATTGGTGCACAACCAGTACTTGAGATCGGGCCCCAGAAGCAAGCTGAGGAAATCCGTATTGTAAGCCTTTCCCCAAACGTCACCGAGACACTTCATGCCCTGAATGCAGGGTCTTACTTGGTGGGAAGAAGCGACTACTGCAATTACCCTGAAGAGGTCGTTGAGTTGCCGTCGGTAGGAACCTTGTACAACCCTAGCCTCGAAACCTTGCTATCTCTTGAACCTTCTGTGGTAATCAGTAGTGCATTTGTTTCTGATGATTTTCTCGCCTCCGTGGAAAAAGCTGGTATTGAAGTAATTCAGCTTGAAACACAGCAAACCTTTCAAGGGACCTATGAGTTGATACGAAAAATTGCCGAGGTGGTGGGAAAGCAGAGTGAAGCAGAACTTATCATCCTTTCGATGCAAAATACCGTGCGAGAAGTTGTAAACACCTACCAGAACAAGAGTAAGCCCTCAGTGTACATGGTTATCGACTTCGGAGGTTTTGATGCTACCGCTACCGGCGATACCTTCCTTGGGGAGATGATAGAACTCGCAGGGGCAACAAACGTGGCAAAGAGTGCCAAGAACTGGACATTCAGCAAGGAACTTCTGATGGCAGCCGATCCTGAGATTCTCCTGCTCAATCCCCGCTGGGGAGAAAGCGCAGAAGCAACAATTCAGGAATTTACCACCACAAAGCCTTATAGCGATTTGACTGGTACAATCATAAGCTTTGATGCAGATTCCACCAGCAGGCAAGGACCAAGGAGTGCTGATGCATTGAAAGCACTAGCTGAGTTGATCCATCAGGAAACGAATTAA
- a CDS encoding iron ABC transporter permease, with protein sequence MKKGLSATLALSSVLLMLLSLTLGPSNISLANTIAVLTGQETGGNQGYIIWQLRLPRILASFFSGAILGCAGTVFQAALRNPMADPFILGISSGASFGVALALFIGLAPLLGFPLSALLGATLTTLFIVGMSLKRKSSNTTLLLTGVAVNYILSAAMTLLMFLHREQYQRILYWTLGSFSTSTYAQVLTLMLTFFILFVLLRANHQNMDMLLLDEASAHAGGLAVGKTRLVLLLAGSAASAICVSYFGVIGFIGLMAPHVTRLLVGPKHNRLLLPSSLFGGFLLLASDTVSRVMLPSGELPVGIITSLLGVPLFIYLLRKGRYRYG encoded by the coding sequence ATGAAAAAGGGGCTGTCTGCAACACTTGCGCTCAGCAGTGTGCTATTGATGTTGCTCTCCCTTACCTTGGGCCCTTCCAATATCTCCCTTGCGAACACAATCGCAGTACTCACAGGCCAGGAGACTGGGGGCAACCAAGGATATATCATTTGGCAGCTCCGGTTGCCGAGGATCCTTGCGTCATTTTTTTCTGGGGCAATCCTTGGCTGCGCAGGTACGGTGTTCCAAGCGGCATTGCGCAATCCCATGGCCGATCCCTTTATCCTGGGCATCAGCAGTGGAGCATCCTTTGGAGTTGCCCTTGCATTGTTCATTGGGCTTGCCCCTCTCCTGGGATTTCCCTTGAGCGCCCTCCTTGGAGCTACCCTTACCACGCTTTTTATTGTAGGGATGTCCCTTAAGCGAAAGAGCAGTAATACGACGCTTCTCCTGACCGGAGTGGCGGTAAATTACATACTCAGTGCAGCGATGACACTGTTGATGTTCCTGCATCGTGAGCAATACCAACGTATTCTCTACTGGACACTTGGAAGTTTTTCCACCAGCACCTATGCGCAGGTCTTAACGCTTATGCTGACATTTTTCATCCTCTTTGTGCTGTTACGGGCAAACCATCAGAATATGGATATGTTGCTCCTTGATGAGGCTTCTGCTCATGCAGGGGGGTTGGCTGTTGGAAAAACCAGGCTTGTTCTTTTGCTTGCTGGTTCGGCAGCAAGTGCAATCTGTGTCTCCTATTTTGGCGTCATTGGATTTATCGGTTTGATGGCTCCACATGTAACACGATTGCTGGTTGGCCCCAAGCATAATAGGCTCCTGCTTCCGTCAAGTCTCTTCGGTGGTTTTCTTCTTCTTGCCAGTGACACTGTCTCCAGGGTTATGCTTCCTAGCGGTGAATTACCGGTGGGGATTATCACCAGCTTACTTGGTGTTCCCCTGTTCATCTACCTGCTTCGCAAGGGACGGTACCGATATGGATAG